A section of the Bacillus sp. HSf4 genome encodes:
- a CDS encoding DUF421 domain-containing protein, producing MNIIDLTIELLTGFIFLFLIVKFVGKKIIDQITPFTFIASIVLGELLGNALYDKQTGVLYILYSMALWGLMIFAAEFLTQKFLSFRGLFEGKPSALIKNGKVDREELKKNRMNINQLQSLLRQSETFSIREVAFCYLEANGSISILKKAKYQKTTQEDFNMPAKSVYVPVTLIRDGKVLWDELNDLGFNEAWLKTQIRSQGVPTDYKNIFLAEWLEGDGLFVQTFK from the coding sequence ATGAACATCATCGATCTTACGATTGAACTGCTAACAGGATTTATCTTTCTTTTTCTCATCGTTAAATTTGTCGGTAAGAAGATCATCGATCAAATTACACCCTTCACTTTTATCGCGTCTATCGTATTGGGAGAATTGCTGGGAAATGCTTTATATGACAAGCAAACAGGAGTTTTATATATTCTTTACTCCATGGCGTTATGGGGATTAATGATTTTTGCGGCCGAATTTCTGACACAAAAGTTCCTGTCTTTTCGCGGATTATTTGAAGGAAAACCGTCCGCACTTATCAAAAATGGGAAGGTCGATCGCGAAGAATTGAAGAAAAACCGCATGAATATCAATCAGCTGCAAAGCCTGCTTCGGCAAAGCGAAACGTTTTCCATTCGGGAAGTTGCTTTTTGTTATTTAGAGGCGAACGGTTCGATCAGCATCTTAAAAAAAGCAAAATATCAAAAAACGACCCAGGAAGACTTCAATATGCCTGCAAAATCCGTTTATGTACCTGTCACGCTCATACGCGACGGCAAAGTCTTATGGGATGAATTAAACGATCTGGGTTTTAATGAAGCCTGGTTAAAAACGCAAATCAGATCTCAAGGCGTTCCGACTGACTATAAAAATATTTTTTTAGCTGAGTGGCTGGAAGGTGACGGACTTTTTGTGCAGACTTTCAAATAA
- a CDS encoding purine/pyrimidine permease, with the protein MKLLFGALQWTAFIIASAIVVPIAIGQSFELNQTETAGLIQSTFFVLGTTAFIQTLLGHRLPINESPAGLWWGVYTIYAGLTGTVFAAYGETLQALQGAMLLSAVFFFIFSLFKVIDKLAVMFTPVVTGVYLLLLVIQLSEPIVKGVMGIGYRQNDLDVPVFLLAAVIMLTTFLMSKSNVPFLKQYSILIALIGGWILFAVFGVAKPPEHADKLFHLPDIFPFGVPLFDSGLIVTSLFITVLLIVNMLASIRVVEGAVKQFEKLEERKRARPAGFIASVSHLLSGLLGAVGTVPISGAAGFIQTTRVSSKKPFLLGSLIVIFISFFPYIMNVFASLPSPVGFAVNFVVFSTMVGMAFAEFDAYGKNEAGRVRFVTGIALLAGVGVMFVPESALAGMHPVVVSLLSNGLVLGTVIAIAVEQIQLRKKKFDNLVS; encoded by the coding sequence TTGAAACTGCTTTTTGGGGCTTTACAATGGACGGCATTTATTATCGCTTCCGCCATCGTGGTGCCCATTGCGATCGGGCAGTCATTTGAGCTGAATCAGACGGAGACGGCGGGGCTGATTCAAAGCACGTTTTTCGTGTTGGGGACAACGGCATTCATCCAAACATTGCTGGGCCACCGTCTGCCGATTAATGAGAGCCCTGCCGGCCTTTGGTGGGGAGTATACACGATTTATGCGGGACTGACCGGAACCGTGTTCGCCGCTTATGGTGAAACGCTTCAGGCGCTTCAGGGGGCAATGCTTCTAAGTGCGGTCTTCTTTTTTATTTTTAGCCTATTTAAAGTCATCGACAAGCTGGCTGTCATGTTTACGCCTGTTGTGACGGGCGTTTATCTCTTGCTCTTGGTCATTCAGCTTTCCGAGCCGATTGTGAAAGGAGTCATGGGGATCGGCTACCGCCAAAACGATCTTGATGTTCCTGTCTTTTTGCTTGCGGCCGTTATTATGCTGACAACATTTCTGATGAGCAAATCGAATGTTCCGTTTCTTAAACAATACTCGATTTTGATAGCGCTTATTGGCGGCTGGATTCTGTTTGCCGTGTTTGGCGTCGCAAAGCCGCCGGAACATGCGGATAAGCTTTTTCATCTGCCCGATATCTTTCCGTTCGGCGTTCCGCTGTTTGACAGCGGTTTAATCGTCACATCCTTGTTTATTACGGTGTTATTGATTGTCAACATGCTGGCCAGCATCCGGGTGGTTGAAGGGGCCGTCAAACAGTTTGAAAAGCTTGAAGAAAGGAAGCGGGCCCGACCGGCGGGCTTCATCGCCTCAGTCAGCCATTTGCTGAGCGGTTTGCTCGGCGCTGTAGGGACGGTGCCGATTTCCGGAGCGGCCGGGTTTATTCAAACGACGCGGGTCTCTTCGAAGAAACCTTTTTTACTCGGAAGTCTGATTGTGATTTTCATCAGCTTTTTTCCGTATATCATGAACGTATTTGCGAGCCTCCCGTCTCCGGTTGGTTTTGCCGTTAATTTTGTCGTGTTTTCGACGATGGTCGGTATGGCTTTCGCTGAATTTGACGCTTATGGGAAGAACGAGGCCGGCCGCGTCCGCTTTGTTACAGGAATTGCACTTCTGGCGGGCGTCGGTGTGATGTTTGTTCCTGAAAGCGCCTTGGCGGGGATGCACCCTGTTGTTGTCTCCCTTTTAAGCAATGGTCTTGTACTGGGGACGGTCATAGCGATTGCGGTGGAACAGATCCAGCTTAGAAAAAAGAAATTTGACAATCTTGTGTCATGA
- a CDS encoding bifunctional hydroxymethylpyrimidine kinase/phosphomethylpyrimidine kinase — translation MTMHKALTIAGSDSSGGAGIQADLKTFQEKNVYGMTALTVVVAMDPDNSWNHQVFPIETNVIRAQLSTIVNGIGVDAMKTGMLPTVEIIELTAKTIKEHNMKNVVIDPVMVCKGANEVLYPEHAKALRELLAPLATVITPNLFEAGQLSGLGEIKTVEQMKDAAKAIHDLGAKYVLITGGGKLAHEKAVDVLYDGQTAEVLEGERIDTPYTHGAGCTYSAAVTAELAKGAGVKDAIYSAKDFITEAIRGSFRLNQYVGPTKHSAWRLNGK, via the coding sequence ATGACAATGCACAAAGCGCTCACAATTGCCGGCTCAGATTCAAGCGGAGGAGCTGGTATTCAAGCCGATTTAAAAACCTTCCAGGAAAAGAATGTATACGGCATGACGGCCCTTACGGTTGTCGTCGCCATGGACCCCGACAACAGCTGGAATCACCAGGTATTCCCAATTGAGACCAATGTCATTCGCGCCCAGCTGTCCACGATCGTAAACGGGATCGGAGTAGACGCCATGAAAACCGGCATGCTTCCGACCGTTGAGATTATAGAGCTGACGGCGAAAACGATCAAAGAGCACAACATGAAAAACGTCGTCATCGACCCCGTCATGGTCTGCAAAGGAGCGAATGAAGTGCTGTATCCGGAACATGCCAAGGCATTGCGGGAACTTCTTGCTCCCCTTGCAACGGTGATTACGCCAAACCTTTTTGAAGCCGGACAGCTCAGCGGTCTCGGAGAAATTAAAACCGTTGAACAAATGAAGGATGCTGCCAAAGCTATTCATGACCTTGGCGCCAAATACGTCCTCATTACAGGAGGCGGCAAACTGGCCCACGAAAAAGCAGTCGATGTTTTATATGACGGTCAGACAGCAGAAGTTTTGGAAGGGGAGAGAATTGACACCCCGTACACCCACGGAGCGGGCTGCACCTACTCAGCGGCGGTCACGGCTGAGCTTGCAAAAGGAGCCGGTGTGAAGGATGCCATTTACTCGGCAAAAGATTTCATTACCGAAGCCATACGCGGATCTTTCCGATTAAATCAATACGTCGGTCCAACAAAACACTCCGCCTGGCGGCTTAACGGAAAATAA
- a CDS encoding YwdI family protein — protein MNIHISSLLEKMEDELKKAKDSAHENELKMHVAVIRSLCDVIVEQQRPTAQPSPYLQPAKKSSSDQLMLEKMMGAAGAEQYQKKEKQKHEEDANGDSIFDF, from the coding sequence ATGAACATACATATATCAAGCTTGCTGGAAAAGATGGAGGATGAATTAAAAAAAGCGAAGGACAGCGCCCATGAGAACGAGTTAAAAATGCATGTGGCGGTCATTCGTTCCCTCTGCGACGTCATCGTTGAACAGCAGAGACCGACAGCTCAGCCGTCCCCATATCTTCAGCCGGCAAAAAAATCTTCGAGCGACCAGCTGATGCTGGAAAAAATGATGGGAGCCGCCGGAGCTGAACAGTATCAAAAAAAAGAGAAACAAAAACATGAGGAAGACGCTAACGGGGACTCAATTTTTGATTTCTAG
- a CDS encoding glycosyltransferase family 2 protein: protein MNISIVIVTHNRISPLCELLESIAKQSIKPFEIIIVNDAGEPVDIVQRLYSDLPIKVLHLTENVKHVKARNIGVKEASGDVIMLCDDDDFFTPCHMERMAKALETADFVYSDAEIVSFKEEEDTRIPKNRHLFAYTFDLEEMRKFSTYVPSGSMYKRSLHIEIGYFDPGVHNYWDWDFFLRAAEQFRVKRVPAASVIYAFSEQGDNQSSNLDGKRQYYLDILSEKHQLGKLPTKNFFVLLEEPAMKKREAESKIVWDGEPVVSRLVRERQFS from the coding sequence ATGAACATTTCGATCGTTATCGTAACCCACAATCGGATTTCCCCATTGTGTGAGTTGCTTGAATCCATTGCAAAACAGTCCATCAAACCATTTGAAATCATTATTGTCAATGATGCGGGGGAGCCGGTCGACATTGTTCAGCGGCTCTATTCAGACCTGCCGATCAAGGTGCTTCACCTGACTGAGAATGTCAAGCATGTGAAAGCGAGAAACATAGGGGTGAAAGAAGCGTCAGGAGATGTTATCATGCTGTGTGATGACGATGATTTTTTCACTCCATGCCATATGGAAAGAATGGCAAAAGCGCTGGAAACGGCAGATTTTGTGTATTCCGATGCTGAGATTGTGTCTTTTAAAGAGGAAGAAGACACAAGAATCCCAAAAAACCGGCATCTTTTCGCTTATACGTTTGACTTAGAGGAGATGAGGAAATTTTCTACATATGTTCCTTCGGGAAGCATGTATAAACGTTCGCTTCACATTGAAATCGGTTATTTTGATCCCGGTGTTCATAATTATTGGGACTGGGACTTTTTTCTGCGTGCAGCCGAACAGTTTCGCGTGAAAAGAGTTCCTGCCGCAAGCGTGATCTACGCATTTTCAGAACAAGGCGACAATCAGTCCAGCAACCTTGACGGCAAGAGGCAGTACTATTTAGATATCTTGAGTGAAAAGCATCAGCTTGGAAAGCTGCCGACGAAAAACTTTTTTGTGCTTCTTGAAGAACCTGCTATGAAGAAGAGGGAGGCCGAAAGCAAAATTGTATGGGACGGCGAACCTGTCGTTTCCAGGCTTGTTCGCGAAAGGCAATTTAGTTAA
- a CDS encoding sucrose-6-phosphate hydrolase yields the protein MNLRDKELREQAIDRVEKYQTVVNQDPYRLHYHIMPPVGLLNDPNGFIHWKGTYHLFYQWMPFKTGHGAKFWGHYASRDLVRWRHEEIALTPSDWYDKNGCYSGSAIVENDLLHVFYTGNVRNDEGDRETYQCLAVSKDGISFEKQGVVARLPKGYTAHFRDPKVWKKNGRWYMVLGAQTERLEGRAVLFTSDNLRDWSFLGDITGSNTDQLDEFGYMWECPDMISLGGKDVLIVCPQGLKADGFRYQNVYQSGYFVGELDEGKPEFKHGEFTELDQGFDFYAPQTTLDESGRRILIAWMGVPDQDEQQHPTIPNQWVHCMTLPRELTLKENKLIQKPVQELKTLRREQKTVEVSLRQAAEQLDLDHPDSAELYIEPSHIEEGFEISFRGAARLIYSKADGVLTLERNSCVDGREESRHCSLNELRDLNVFLDSSSIEIFVNGGEEVFSARYFPYPGNNDVSISGRKETVMKVTSWTMS from the coding sequence ATGAATCTGCGGGACAAGGAACTTCGCGAACAAGCCATTGACCGGGTTGAAAAATATCAAACCGTTGTCAATCAGGATCCTTATCGTCTCCATTATCACATCATGCCGCCTGTCGGACTGCTGAACGATCCAAACGGGTTCATTCATTGGAAAGGGACATACCACCTCTTTTATCAATGGATGCCTTTTAAGACGGGGCACGGGGCCAAGTTTTGGGGGCATTATGCTTCCCGTGATCTTGTCCGCTGGCGTCATGAAGAGATCGCCCTTACACCGAGCGATTGGTATGACAAAAATGGATGCTACTCAGGAAGTGCGATTGTTGAGAATGATTTGCTCCATGTTTTCTATACGGGGAATGTCAGGAACGATGAAGGAGACCGCGAAACCTACCAATGCCTCGCCGTCTCAAAAGATGGCATTTCTTTTGAAAAACAGGGGGTTGTCGCAAGGCTTCCGAAAGGTTATACGGCTCATTTCCGCGATCCGAAAGTCTGGAAAAAGAACGGGCGCTGGTACATGGTACTCGGTGCCCAGACTGAGCGTCTTGAAGGAAGGGCTGTGCTCTTTACTTCAGACAATTTGAGGGATTGGTCGTTTCTCGGCGACATAACCGGCTCGAATACGGATCAGCTTGATGAGTTTGGATATATGTGGGAATGTCCGGATATGATATCGCTTGGCGGCAAAGATGTTTTAATCGTCTGCCCGCAAGGCTTAAAAGCAGATGGTTTCCGCTATCAAAACGTTTATCAGTCAGGTTATTTTGTCGGTGAACTAGATGAAGGGAAGCCGGAATTCAAGCATGGAGAATTTACAGAGCTTGATCAGGGCTTTGATTTTTATGCACCGCAGACGACATTAGATGAATCAGGGCGGCGGATTTTAATCGCCTGGATGGGGGTTCCCGACCAGGATGAACAGCAACATCCGACCATCCCGAATCAATGGGTTCACTGCATGACATTGCCAAGGGAATTGACATTAAAAGAAAACAAGCTCATTCAAAAACCGGTTCAAGAACTTAAAACGTTGCGAAGGGAACAAAAAACGGTTGAGGTTTCACTTCGCCAGGCCGCAGAACAATTGGACCTCGACCATCCCGACAGCGCTGAGCTGTACATTGAACCGTCGCATATTGAGGAAGGCTTTGAAATCTCATTCAGGGGAGCGGCTCGTCTTATATACAGCAAAGCGGACGGCGTCCTCACCCTGGAAAGAAACAGCTGTGTTGACGGAAGAGAGGAATCAAGGCATTGCAGTTTAAACGAACTCCGCGATTTAAACGTCTTTTTAGACTCGTCTTCAATCGAAATTTTCGTCAACGGCGGTGAAGAAGTATTTTCAGCGAGATACTTTCCTTACCCGGGAAATAATGATGTATCGATTAGCGGCAGAAAAGAAACCGTCATGAAAGTTACATCATGGACGATGTCCTGA
- a CDS encoding uracil-DNA glycosylase: protein MKQILNDSWWEQLKNEFAKPYYQELREMLKREYVEHTVYPEPNDIYNAFHYTSYEKVKVVILGQDPYHGPGQAHGLSFSVKPGVNPPPSLKNIFIELQSDIGADIPNHGSLVSWAKQGVLLLNTVLTVRRGQANSHKGKGWEQLTDSVIDVLNKREKPVVFILWGRHAQAKKERIDTSKHFIIQSPHPSPFSARNGFFGSRPFSRANQCLQKINEEPIDWSIPNLENLENR from the coding sequence TTGAAACAGATTTTGAATGACAGCTGGTGGGAGCAGCTGAAAAATGAATTCGCAAAGCCCTATTATCAAGAGTTGAGAGAAATGCTGAAAAGAGAGTATGTCGAGCATACGGTGTATCCTGAACCCAACGATATTTACAATGCTTTTCACTACACTTCCTATGAAAAAGTCAAGGTCGTCATCCTTGGTCAGGATCCGTACCACGGACCGGGTCAGGCGCACGGCTTAAGCTTTTCCGTAAAGCCGGGGGTGAATCCGCCGCCATCTTTGAAAAATATTTTCATAGAATTGCAAAGTGACATTGGCGCAGACATCCCCAATCACGGTTCACTTGTCAGCTGGGCCAAGCAGGGGGTCCTCCTCTTAAACACCGTTTTGACCGTGCGTCGGGGACAGGCGAATTCACATAAAGGAAAGGGCTGGGAGCAGCTGACGGACAGTGTTATCGATGTTTTGAACAAAAGGGAGAAGCCGGTGGTCTTTATTCTTTGGGGCCGCCATGCCCAAGCGAAGAAAGAAAGGATCGACACTTCAAAGCATTTTATTATTCAGTCGCCTCACCCAAGTCCTTTCTCGGCAAGAAACGGATTTTTTGGAAGCAGGCCGTTTTCCAGAGCAAACCAATGTTTGCAAAAAATCAATGAAGAACCCATCGACTGGTCAATTCCCAATTTGGAAAATCTGGAGAACCGCTAA
- a CDS encoding DUF423 domain-containing protein: MKLFLILGSINAMIAVALGAFGAHGLEGKIPEKYLQIWQTGVQYHMYHALGLIAVALIAGKLTGAGSVTAAGWLMFAGIVLFSGSLYVLSLTQISVLGAITPLGGVAFIAAWIMVVVSAVKYL, translated from the coding sequence ATGAAATTATTCCTCATTTTAGGTTCGATAAACGCAATGATTGCGGTTGCTCTAGGGGCGTTTGGGGCTCATGGGCTTGAAGGGAAGATCCCTGAAAAATATCTTCAAATCTGGCAGACTGGTGTTCAATATCATATGTACCATGCACTTGGGCTGATCGCCGTCGCCCTGATTGCCGGAAAGCTTACAGGCGCGGGGAGCGTGACGGCTGCGGGCTGGCTGATGTTTGCCGGCATCGTCTTATTTTCCGGCAGCTTATATGTCCTCAGCCTCACGCAAATCAGCGTCCTCGGCGCCATCACTCCGCTCGGCGGCGTGGCTTTCATCGCAGCGTGGATCATGGTTGTTGTATCTGCGGTAAAATACCTCTAA
- a CDS encoding response regulator transcription factor produces the protein MKIKVIIADDNSFIREGMKIILSTYDEFEVMATVGDGREAVDYCMAHQVDVALLDVRMPDMNGVEAAKLISTQTQAAPFILTTFDDDEYILASIQNGAKGYLLKNTEPERIRDAIKSVYHGHTVMQDVVLDKIKSNLKSNQEPELKIDKSLFTERELQIMALIARGCSNKEIAKELFISEGTIANYISSILGKTGLEHRTQIAIYYLTGKTDLS, from the coding sequence ATGAAAATAAAAGTGATCATAGCGGATGATAACTCATTTATAAGAGAAGGCATGAAAATTATTTTGAGCACTTACGATGAATTTGAAGTGATGGCAACTGTCGGGGACGGCCGCGAAGCTGTTGATTACTGCATGGCCCATCAAGTGGATGTTGCTTTGCTCGATGTCCGCATGCCGGATATGAACGGGGTTGAGGCTGCCAAGCTGATTTCCACACAAACGCAGGCTGCTCCGTTCATCTTAACGACGTTTGATGATGATGAATATATTTTGGCCTCCATCCAAAACGGAGCGAAGGGCTATTTGCTAAAAAACACTGAACCGGAACGGATCAGAGATGCGATTAAAAGTGTATACCACGGCCATACCGTCATGCAGGATGTTGTGCTTGACAAAATCAAGTCAAATTTAAAAAGCAATCAAGAGCCGGAACTCAAAATCGATAAGAGCCTGTTCACTGAAAGGGAGCTGCAAATTATGGCTTTAATCGCCAGAGGATGTTCAAATAAAGAGATTGCCAAAGAGCTGTTTATATCAGAAGGAACGATTGCCAATTATATATCTTCGATTTTAGGGAAGACGGGGCTTGAGCATCGAACGCAAATCGCCATCTATTATCTAACCGGAAAAACCGATTTGAGCTGA
- a CDS encoding sucrose-specific PTS transporter subunit IIBC yields the protein MNHKEIAERLIQLLGGEDNIISAAHCATRLRLVIQDEAKIDQEKVEELDGVKGAFSSSGQYQIIFGTGLVNKVYEQFANTLQLDQKETVQHSEAAKQKMNPLARFAKTLSNIFVPIIPAIVASGLLMGLLGMMKAFQWVSPDTALFKLLDMFSSAAFIILPILIGISAAKEFGGNPYLGAVIGGILIHPSLLNPWGLTEAKPEVMDFFGLPIELLGYQGTVIPILLAVYVMSKIEKWTRKFVPNAIDLLVTPFLTIISTGFIAFIAIGPLGRALGSGITNVLTFVYDHAGPVAGLIFGGTYSLIVLTGVHHSFHAIEAGLIADIGRNYLLPIWSMANVAQGGAGLAVFFLSKRAKTKEIALPAAFSAFLGITEPVIFGVNLRYRKPFIGAMVGGALGGAYVVFTNVAANAYGLTGIPMIAIAAPFGTANLINYLIGMAIAVIAAFITAYFLGIKEDEKKN from the coding sequence ATGAATCACAAAGAAATTGCCGAACGACTCATTCAGCTGCTCGGCGGAGAAGATAATATCATCAGTGCGGCTCATTGCGCTACACGGCTGCGGTTGGTCATTCAAGATGAAGCGAAAATCGACCAGGAAAAGGTTGAAGAGCTTGATGGTGTAAAAGGGGCATTTTCCAGCTCCGGACAGTATCAAATTATTTTTGGTACAGGACTCGTCAACAAAGTGTATGAACAATTTGCTAATACACTTCAGCTTGATCAAAAAGAAACAGTTCAGCACAGTGAGGCAGCGAAGCAAAAAATGAACCCTTTGGCGCGTTTTGCGAAAACGCTGTCAAATATATTTGTGCCGATTATTCCGGCGATTGTTGCAAGCGGTTTACTAATGGGACTCTTGGGAATGATGAAAGCGTTCCAATGGGTCAGTCCTGATACAGCGCTGTTTAAACTTCTTGATATGTTTTCAAGCGCCGCCTTTATCATTCTCCCGATTCTGATCGGTATCAGCGCGGCGAAGGAATTTGGTGGAAACCCGTATCTTGGGGCTGTCATCGGGGGGATTTTGATTCACCCGAGCCTGCTGAATCCTTGGGGACTCACTGAAGCAAAACCTGAGGTTATGGATTTCTTCGGCCTTCCGATTGAACTGCTGGGCTATCAGGGAACAGTCATTCCGATTCTTTTGGCCGTCTATGTGATGAGTAAAATTGAGAAGTGGACGAGAAAATTTGTACCGAATGCGATCGACCTTTTGGTAACACCGTTTTTGACCATTATTTCAACAGGATTTATCGCGTTTATTGCAATCGGGCCATTAGGAAGAGCCCTCGGTTCCGGCATCACGAATGTTTTGACCTTTGTTTACGATCATGCAGGACCGGTTGCGGGATTGATTTTTGGCGGGACATACTCCCTTATCGTGTTAACCGGAGTTCATCACAGCTTTCATGCGATTGAGGCCGGTCTTATCGCCGATATCGGACGCAACTATCTGCTTCCAATCTGGTCGATGGCCAATGTCGCCCAAGGCGGCGCCGGACTCGCCGTATTCTTCCTGTCAAAACGGGCAAAGACAAAAGAGATCGCATTACCGGCGGCTTTCTCAGCGTTTCTCGGCATTACCGAGCCGGTTATTTTCGGAGTCAATCTTCGGTACCGCAAGCCGTTCATCGGTGCGATGGTCGGCGGAGCGCTCGGCGGAGCCTATGTCGTCTTTACCAATGTCGCCGCAAACGCTTACGGCCTGACAGGCATTCCGATGATCGCGATCGCCGCGCCATTCGGAACGGCCAACCTCATCAACTATTTAATCGGAATGGCTATCGCTGTTATTGCGGCATTTATCACAGCCTATTTCTTAGGGATTAAAGAAGATGAAAAGAAGAACTAA
- a CDS encoding PRD domain-containing protein, producing the protein MKIYKVLNNNAAIIKEDGQEKIVMGPGIAFQKGKNDTILRQKVEKIFTIHEENEKFKQILETLPEEHIEAAEEIISYAEGQLSAPLSDHIHIALVDHLSFAIERIRKGFVIQNKLLNEIKALYKKEYEIGLWAIDLIKEKLDIDLPDDEAGYIALHIHTAKMDAENMQKTLKYTTIIKEMIEKIECCFNRTIDENSISYQRLVTHLRYAINRLESDEAFHVMDDDMLYFIQQKYPESYRCAAGLADYVKTEYDLHLPESEIGYITLHVQRLNDSHI; encoded by the coding sequence TTGAAAATATACAAAGTATTAAACAACAATGCGGCAATTATAAAGGAGGATGGTCAAGAGAAAATTGTCATGGGGCCGGGAATCGCTTTTCAAAAAGGTAAAAATGACACCATTTTGAGACAGAAGGTAGAAAAGATTTTTACCATTCATGAAGAAAATGAGAAATTTAAACAAATCCTCGAAACACTTCCGGAAGAACATATTGAAGCTGCCGAAGAGATTATCAGCTATGCGGAAGGGCAGCTGTCCGCACCGCTGAGCGACCATATCCACATCGCCCTTGTGGATCATTTATCATTTGCAATTGAACGAATCCGTAAAGGATTTGTCATTCAAAATAAATTATTAAACGAAATTAAAGCGCTTTATAAAAAAGAATATGAGATCGGTCTCTGGGCAATCGATTTGATCAAAGAGAAATTGGACATCGATTTGCCGGACGATGAAGCGGGTTATATTGCACTGCATATTCACACAGCCAAAATGGATGCGGAGAACATGCAGAAAACCCTTAAATACACGACGATCATCAAAGAGATGATCGAAAAGATCGAATGTTGCTTCAATCGGACGATCGATGAGAACAGCATCTCTTATCAACGTCTTGTCACACATCTGAGGTATGCGATTAATCGGCTGGAATCAGATGAAGCGTTTCACGTGATGGACGATGACATGCTTTATTTCATCCAGCAAAAGTATCCTGAAAGCTACCGGTGTGCGGCAGGGCTGGCGGATTACGTAAAAACCGAATATGATCTTCATCTCCCGGAATCGGAGATTGGCTATATTACGCTGCATGTCCAGCGTTTAAACGATTCCCATATATAA